The Pongo abelii isolate AG06213 chromosome 23, NHGRI_mPonAbe1-v2.0_pri, whole genome shotgun sequence genome includes a window with the following:
- the LOC100443853 gene encoding thymidine phosphorylase isoform X4 — translation MAASMTPGTGAPPAPGDFSGEGSQGLPDPSPEPKQLPELIRMKRDGGRLSEADIRGFVAAVVNGSAQGAQIGAMLMAIRLRGMDLEETSVLTQALAQSGQQLEWPEAWRQQLVDKHSTGGVGDKVSLVLAPALAACGCKMQVLLEQAGCCIVGQSEQLVPADGILYAARDVTATVDSLPLITASILSKKLVEGLSALVVDVKFGGAAVFPNQEQARELAKTLVGVGASLGLRVAAALTAMDKPLGRCVGHALEVEEALLCMDGAGPPDLRDLVTTLGGALLWLSGHAGTQAQGAARVAAALDDGSALGRFERMLAAQGVDPGLARALCSGSPAERRQLLPRAREQEELLAPADGTVELVRALPLALVLHELGAGRSRAGEPLRLGVGAELLVDVGQRLRRGERRPRPAGPAPPPSSGRAASDRPSLCRDALAPRAPGRPRAQRPAAPRLAEGAHTLRPRAIRRPLALRRARSAAAAIKLLCRETLSVPGAPGREGRDREPRRRGRLGEHVISGGLRLPRTR, via the exons ATGGCGGCCTCGATGACTCCGGGAACCGGGGCCCCACCCGCGCCAGGTGACTTCTCTGGGGAGGGGAGCCAGGGACTTCCCGACCCTTCGCCCGAGCCCAAGCAGCTCCCGGAGCTGATCCGCATGAAGCGAGACGGAGGCCGCCTGAGCGAAGCGGACATCAGAGGCTTCGTGGCCGCTGTGGTGAACGGGAGCGCGCAGGGCGCACAGATCG GGGCCATGCTGATGGCCATCCGACTTCGGGGCATGGATCTGGAGGAGACCTCGGTGCTGACCCAGGCCCTGGCCCAGTCGGGGCAGCAGCTGGAGTGGCCAGAGGCCTGGCGCCAACAGCTTGTGGACAAGCACTCCACAGGCGGTGTGGGTGACAAGGTCAGCCTGGTCCTCGCACCTGCCCTGGCGGCATGTGGCTGCAAG ATGCAAGTGCTGCTGGAGCAGGCGGGTTGCTGTATCGTGGGTCAGAGTGAGCAGCTGGTCCCTGCAGACGGAATCCTATATGCAGCCAGAGATGTGACAGCCACCGTGGACAGCCTGCCACTCATCACAG CCTCCATCCTCAGTAAGAAGCTCGTGGAGGGACTGTCCGCTCTGGTGGTGGACGTTAAGTTCGGAGGGGCCGCCGTCTTCCCCAACCAGGAGCAGGCCCGGGAGCTGGCAAAGACGCTG GTTGGTGTGGGAGCCAGCCTAGGGCTTCGGGTCGCGGCAGCGCTGACCGCCATGGACAAGCCCCTGGGCCGCTGCGTGGGCCAcgccctggaggtggaggaggcGCTGCTCTGCATGGACGGCGCAGGCCCGCCAGACTTAAGGGACCTGGTCACCACGCTCG GGGGCGCCCTGCTCTGGCTCAGCGGACACGCGGGGACTCAGGCCCAGGGCGCTGCCCGGGTGGCCGCGGCGCTGGACGACGGCTCGGCCCTTGGCCGCTTCGAACGGATGCTGGCGGCGCAGGGCGTGGATCCCGGTCTGGCCCGAGCCCTGTGCTCCGGAAGCCCCGCAGAGCGCCGGCAGCTGCTGCCTCGCGCCCGGGAGCAGGAGGAGCTGCTGGCGCCCGCAGATG GCACCGTGGAGCTGGTCCGGGCGCTGCCGCTGGCGCTGGTGCTGCACGAGCTCGGGGCCGGGCGCAGCCGCGCTGGGGAGCCGCTCCGCCTGGGGGTCGGCGCCGAGCTGCTGGTCGACGTGGGTCAGAGGCTGCGCCGTGGTGAGCGCCGCCCCCGCCCTGCTGGCCCCGCACCCCCGCCCAGCTCCGGCCGCGCGGCCTCTGACCGCCCCTCGCTCTGCAGGGACGCCCTGGCTCCGCGTGCACCGGGACGGCCCCGCGCTCAGCGGCCCGCAGCGCCGCGCCTTGCAGAAGGCGCTCATACTCTCCGACCGCGCGCCATTCGCCGCCCCCTCGCCCTTCGCAGAGCTCGTTCTGCCGCCGCAGCAATAAAGCTCCTTTGCCGCGAAACCTTGTCAGTGCCTGGCGCGCCGGGGCGGGAAGGGAGGGATAGAGAGCCGCGGAGGCGAGGCCGTCTCGGCGAACACGTGATCTCCGGCGGGCTCCGCCTTCCGCGCACGCGCTGA
- the LOC100443853 gene encoding thymidine phosphorylase isoform X6 → MAASMTPGTGAPPAPGDFSGEGSQGLPDPSPEPKQLPELIRMKRDGGRLSEADIRGFVAAVVNGSAQGAQIGAMLMAIRLRGMDLEETSVLTQALAQSGQQLEWPEAWRQQLVDKHSTGGVGDKVSLVLAPALAACGCKVPMISGRGLGHTGGTLDKLESIPGFNVIQSPEQMQVLLEQAGCCIVGQSEQLVPADGILYAARDVTATVDSLPLITASILSKKLVEGLSALVVDVKFGGAAVFPNQEQARELAKTLVGVGASLGLRVAAALTAMDKPLGRCVGHALEVEEALLCMDGAGPPDLRDLVTTLGGALLWLSGHAGTQAQGAARVAAALDDGSALGRFERMLAAQGVDPGLARALCSGSPAERRQLLPRAREQEELLAPADGTVELVRALPLALVLHELGAGRSRAGEPLRLGVGAELLVDVGQRLRRGTPWLRVHRDGPALSGPQRRALQKALILSDRAPFAAPSPFAELVLPPQQ, encoded by the exons ATGGCGGCCTCGATGACTCCGGGAACCGGGGCCCCACCCGCGCCAGGTGACTTCTCTGGGGAGGGGAGCCAGGGACTTCCCGACCCTTCGCCCGAGCCCAAGCAGCTCCCGGAGCTGATCCGCATGAAGCGAGACGGAGGCCGCCTGAGCGAAGCGGACATCAGAGGCTTCGTGGCCGCTGTGGTGAACGGGAGCGCGCAGGGCGCACAGATCG GGGCCATGCTGATGGCCATCCGACTTCGGGGCATGGATCTGGAGGAGACCTCGGTGCTGACCCAGGCCCTGGCCCAGTCGGGGCAGCAGCTGGAGTGGCCAGAGGCCTGGCGCCAACAGCTTGTGGACAAGCACTCCACAGGCGGTGTGGGTGACAAGGTCAGCCTGGTCCTCGCACCTGCCCTGGCGGCATGTGGCTGCAAG GTGCCAATGATCAGCGGACGTGGTCTGGGGCACACAGGAGGCACCTTGGATAAGCTGGAGTCTATTCCTGGATTCAATGTCATCCAGAGCCCAGAGCAG ATGCAAGTGCTGCTGGAGCAGGCGGGTTGCTGTATCGTGGGTCAGAGTGAGCAGCTGGTCCCTGCAGACGGAATCCTATATGCAGCCAGAGATGTGACAGCCACCGTGGACAGCCTGCCACTCATCACAG CCTCCATCCTCAGTAAGAAGCTCGTGGAGGGACTGTCCGCTCTGGTGGTGGACGTTAAGTTCGGAGGGGCCGCCGTCTTCCCCAACCAGGAGCAGGCCCGGGAGCTGGCAAAGACGCTG GTTGGTGTGGGAGCCAGCCTAGGGCTTCGGGTCGCGGCAGCGCTGACCGCCATGGACAAGCCCCTGGGCCGCTGCGTGGGCCAcgccctggaggtggaggaggcGCTGCTCTGCATGGACGGCGCAGGCCCGCCAGACTTAAGGGACCTGGTCACCACGCTCG GGGGCGCCCTGCTCTGGCTCAGCGGACACGCGGGGACTCAGGCCCAGGGCGCTGCCCGGGTGGCCGCGGCGCTGGACGACGGCTCGGCCCTTGGCCGCTTCGAACGGATGCTGGCGGCGCAGGGCGTGGATCCCGGTCTGGCCCGAGCCCTGTGCTCCGGAAGCCCCGCAGAGCGCCGGCAGCTGCTGCCTCGCGCCCGGGAGCAGGAGGAGCTGCTGGCGCCCGCAGATG GCACCGTGGAGCTGGTCCGGGCGCTGCCGCTGGCGCTGGTGCTGCACGAGCTCGGGGCCGGGCGCAGCCGCGCTGGGGAGCCGCTCCGCCTGGGGGTCGGCGCCGAGCTGCTGGTCGACGTGGGTCAGAGGCTGCGCCGTG GGACGCCCTGGCTCCGCGTGCACCGGGACGGCCCCGCGCTCAGCGGCCCGCAGCGCCGCGCCTTGCAGAAGGCGCTCATACTCTCCGACCGCGCGCCATTCGCCGCCCCCTCGCCCTTCGCAGAGCTCGTTCTGCCGCCGCAGCAATAA
- the LOC100443853 gene encoding thymidine phosphorylase isoform X8, whose translation MAASMTPGTGAPPAPGDFSGEGSQGLPDPSPEPKQLPELIRMKRDGGRLSEADIRGFVAAVVNGSAQGAQIGAMLMAIRLRGMDLEETSVLTQALAQSGQQLEWPEAWRQQLVDKHSTGGVGDKVSLVLAPALAACGCKMQVLLEQAGCCIVGQSEQLVPADGILYAARDVTATVDSLPLITASILSKKLVEGLSALVVDVKFGGAAVFPNQEQARELAKTLVGVGASLGLRVAAALTAMDKPLGRCVGHALEVEEALLCMDGAGPPDLRDLVTTLGGALLWLSGHAGTQAQGAARVAAALDDGSALGRFERMLAAQGVDPGLARALCSGSPAERRQLLPRAREQEELLAPADGTVELVRALPLALVLHELGAGRSRAGEPLRLGVGAELLVDVGQRLRRGTPWLRVHRDGPALSGPQRRALQKALILSDRAPFAAPSPFAELVLPPQQ comes from the exons ATGGCGGCCTCGATGACTCCGGGAACCGGGGCCCCACCCGCGCCAGGTGACTTCTCTGGGGAGGGGAGCCAGGGACTTCCCGACCCTTCGCCCGAGCCCAAGCAGCTCCCGGAGCTGATCCGCATGAAGCGAGACGGAGGCCGCCTGAGCGAAGCGGACATCAGAGGCTTCGTGGCCGCTGTGGTGAACGGGAGCGCGCAGGGCGCACAGATCG GGGCCATGCTGATGGCCATCCGACTTCGGGGCATGGATCTGGAGGAGACCTCGGTGCTGACCCAGGCCCTGGCCCAGTCGGGGCAGCAGCTGGAGTGGCCAGAGGCCTGGCGCCAACAGCTTGTGGACAAGCACTCCACAGGCGGTGTGGGTGACAAGGTCAGCCTGGTCCTCGCACCTGCCCTGGCGGCATGTGGCTGCAAG ATGCAAGTGCTGCTGGAGCAGGCGGGTTGCTGTATCGTGGGTCAGAGTGAGCAGCTGGTCCCTGCAGACGGAATCCTATATGCAGCCAGAGATGTGACAGCCACCGTGGACAGCCTGCCACTCATCACAG CCTCCATCCTCAGTAAGAAGCTCGTGGAGGGACTGTCCGCTCTGGTGGTGGACGTTAAGTTCGGAGGGGCCGCCGTCTTCCCCAACCAGGAGCAGGCCCGGGAGCTGGCAAAGACGCTG GTTGGTGTGGGAGCCAGCCTAGGGCTTCGGGTCGCGGCAGCGCTGACCGCCATGGACAAGCCCCTGGGCCGCTGCGTGGGCCAcgccctggaggtggaggaggcGCTGCTCTGCATGGACGGCGCAGGCCCGCCAGACTTAAGGGACCTGGTCACCACGCTCG GGGGCGCCCTGCTCTGGCTCAGCGGACACGCGGGGACTCAGGCCCAGGGCGCTGCCCGGGTGGCCGCGGCGCTGGACGACGGCTCGGCCCTTGGCCGCTTCGAACGGATGCTGGCGGCGCAGGGCGTGGATCCCGGTCTGGCCCGAGCCCTGTGCTCCGGAAGCCCCGCAGAGCGCCGGCAGCTGCTGCCTCGCGCCCGGGAGCAGGAGGAGCTGCTGGCGCCCGCAGATG GCACCGTGGAGCTGGTCCGGGCGCTGCCGCTGGCGCTGGTGCTGCACGAGCTCGGGGCCGGGCGCAGCCGCGCTGGGGAGCCGCTCCGCCTGGGGGTCGGCGCCGAGCTGCTGGTCGACGTGGGTCAGAGGCTGCGCCGTG GGACGCCCTGGCTCCGCGTGCACCGGGACGGCCCCGCGCTCAGCGGCCCGCAGCGCCGCGCCTTGCAGAAGGCGCTCATACTCTCCGACCGCGCGCCATTCGCCGCCCCCTCGCCCTTCGCAGAGCTCGTTCTGCCGCCGCAGCAATAA